Proteins encoded within one genomic window of Humulus lupulus chromosome 1, drHumLupu1.1, whole genome shotgun sequence:
- the LOC133812805 gene encoding uncharacterized protein LOC133812805, with protein MIHLVLHLPDEAILGGPVFMRWMYPFERYMKKLKNYVRNKARPEGSIAEGYVADEALTFCSMYFKGVETKFNQPDRNEDAPYVNRHLTVFESQCRPLSKGIPVPLDENTRNKAEWFILDNSPETEVYLEEHLTEVQQRDMAANHKLIHKKEFRSWFHKKIYDLHQLGSLEHADELLALASGSDLLAYSYQACIVNGVRFVSYNRDHN; from the exons ATGATCCATCTGGTTTTGCACTTGCCTGATGAAGCAATATTGGGAGGAcctgtatttatgaggtggatgtatccttttgaaagatacatgaaaaaattaaaaaactatgtcaggaataaagctcgtcctgaaggatctatagcagaaggatatgttgcagatgaggctttgacattttgttcaatgtatttcaaaggtgtggaaacaaaatttaatcagCCTGATCGTAACGAAGATGCACCGTATGTGAATCGACACCTCACAGTGtttgaatctcaatgtcgtcctctTAGTAAGGGAATTCCCGTGCCCCTCGATGAAAATACTCGGAAtaaagctgagtggttcatattggataattctccagaaactgaagtgtatttaga ggAACACCTAACTGAGGTGCAACAAAGAGATATGGCTGCCAATCATAAATTGATACATAAGAAAGAGTTTCgttcatggtttcataagaag atatatgacttgcaccaacttgggtcattagagcatgctgatgaattactagctttagcatctgggtcagatctatTGGCTTACTCCTaccaagcatgtatagtgaacgGAGTTCGATTTGTCTCATACAATCGAGATCATAATTGa
- the LOC133781837 gene encoding uncharacterized protein LOC133781837 — translation MPIDKSWTSLRKRNCDAYWNGLQAFLRMAKEHVDCDGRILCPCVRCLNVKLQTIDTVEAHVFDKGFQQSYQKWVYHGEVEASVANEVVEENEDVDEMVDVVDDFILPTNAEEADGVSGSRMGQYYDELFDEIEAELYPGCDWISSLKFLAKLMHLKVRGKWPNNSFDELLKLLKFAFPKDNKIPPTHYEAKKKLSKLGLGYQSIHVCKYDCSLFYNEHASKDSCHVCGSSRWVNEKKKGKKVPHKVMRYFPLTPRLKRMYSSRHTANDMLWHHTGRSIEDGVMRHPVDGSARKDFDATHPDFAKDPRNVRLGLAADGFNPFGNMSLSYSMWPLKQLWINGVDTRDGTRNELFKMRAALLWTINDFPARSSLSGWSGQGYKACPTCNEDTTSIRVIGKTSYVGHMRFLRSNHKYRRDKEFDGKVEKRNPPQQFTCQQVLDQVNALPLQVSGKHDRFKGVKRKRGGGEKARFLSIFERSEVARWFLF, via the exons ATGCCGATCGATAAGAGTTGGACGTCATTAAGGAAGCGTAactgtgatgcttattggaacggtctccaagccttcttgagaatggcaaaagaacACGTAGACTGCGATGGGAGAATTTTATGCCCGTGTGTGAGGTGCCTGAATGTTAAACTACAAACTATAGATACAGTGGAGGCTCATGTCTTTGACAAGGGTTTTCAACAGAGTTATCAAAAGTGGGTTTACCACGGTGAGGTGGAAGCTAGTGTCGCCAATGAGGTAGTTGAGGAGAATGAAGATGTAGACGAGATGGTTGACGTCGTTGATGATTTCATCTTACCGACAAATGCAGAGGAAGCAGATGGTGTGTCTGGCAGTCGAATGggacagtattatgacgagttgttcgacgagattgaagctgagttgtatccgggttgtgattggatatcatcctTAAAATTTTTGGCGAAGttgatgcatttgaaagttagagggaagtggccaaataactctttcgatgaattgttgaagttactaaaatttgcatttccgaaagataataaaattccccCAACACACTATGAGGCGAAAAAGAAGCTGAGTAAGTTAGGGTTGGGATATCAATCAATCCATGTGTGTAAATATGATTGTtccttattttataatgagcatgcaagcaaagattcatgtcatgtgtgtgggagtagccgatgggtcaatgaaaagaagaaggggaaaaaggttccacacaaggtgatgcgttactttccgttgactcCCAGATTAAAGCGAATGTACAGTTCAAGACATACAGCTAATGACATGTTATGGCATCATACTGGGAGATCAATAGAAGATGGGGTGATGCGTCATCCGGTTGACGGGTCTGCAAGGAAAGACTTTGATGCCACCCATCCTGATTTTGCAAAAGATCCTAGAAATGTTCGTCTAGGCTTGGCTGCTGATGGGTTTAATCCTTTTGGCAACATGAGCTtatcatacagcatgtggcct ttaaaaCAATTGTGGATTAACGGAGTCGACACAAGAGATGGCACAAGGAATGAATTGTTCAAGATGCGTGCAGCCCTTCTGTGGACAATTAACGATTTCCCTGCTCGTAGTAGCTTGTCTGGTTGGAGCGGGCAAGGGTATAAAGCATGTCCAACGTGCAATGAAGACACCACTTCCATtcgagtgattggtaagacatcgTATGTCGGTCATATGCGATTCTTGAGGAGTAATCATAAGTATAGAAGGGACAAGGAATTTGATGGCAAAGTTGAGAAAAGAAATCCTCCACAACAGTTTACTTGTCAACAAGTTTTAgatcaagtcaatgctttaccGCTTCAAGTGTCTGGTAAACATGACAGATTTAAGGGGGTGAAGCGCAAGCGAGGTGGAGGGgaaa AGGCGAGATTTCTGTCAATTTTTGAAAGGAGTGAAGTTGCCCGATGGTTTTTGTTCTAA